A stretch of DNA from Salvelinus sp. IW2-2015 linkage group LG20, ASM291031v2, whole genome shotgun sequence:
CTCAAGCAAAGCAGTTTAAATTCATATTTAAAAACATGTAAAcacaataacagattcactataGAAAAACAAtggagtttttgttgttgtagataTGTGGGTTGACAGTAGTGGTGCTGAGGGCAACACTTGTTGTTGTGAACTACTGTTTTGTAATGTAACGTTTATTTTTATGTTGTAGTAGAACTGCTTTTCTTGACTGACCCCATCGAGAGTACTGCTGCCATTGACAGCAGTTAATAGGATCCATAACAACACAATGTTTGAAATTTCAAAGGAATATGTCATTTGTCAGGTGCCCATTTAGTgacctttttttggttacttcagaTGATCACAATCTTCTCTTCTGGCCCTTTGTCGTGTGGCCTGATATCACATGTAAAAATATACTTTGTTAAATAGAATGATCAAAGCCGCAAACACATTCCCTAATATTAACCATTAACTTATGAAAGCtagttacctttatttaaagaatATGTAATCATTATTTTACACATGGTCAGCTATTTCATGTTGTGTAGAATGTTGGTGGCAGTTGTGTAAGAAATTGGATGAGTTGGAGATTATTGAAATGTCATTTGTTGAATAAAACACGTTTCATTACACTCTCTCCATATTTAAACTTCAATACAACTCCTCCTTCCGTGGATCCAACTGCTCTGTAAAtacagtaaaactaaatgcatgctcttcaaatcCGATCgttgcctgcacctgcccgcccgtccaggcACTCAGCTACTGCTGGACGGCTACTGAGCTTTGGAATTGtggcaactacaaatacctaggtgtctggttagactgtaaactctccttccagactcacatcaaacatctccaatccaaaggtaatctagaattggcttcctatttcgcaacaaagcatccttcactcatgctgccaaacataccctcgtaaaactgaccatcctaccgatcctcgacttcggcgatgtcatttacaaaatagcctccaataccctactcaataaattggatgcagtctatcaaagccccatatactacccaccactgcgaccggtacgctctcgttggctggccctcgcttcatactcgtcgccaaacccactggctccaggtcatcaacaacaccctgctaggtaaagtccccccttatctcagctcgctggtcaccacagcagcacgcgctccagcaggtatatctctctggtcacccccaaagccaattcctcctttggctacctctctttccagttctctgctgccaatgactggaacgaactacaaaaatctctgaaactggaaaaacgtatctccctcactagctttaagcaccagctgtcagagcagctcacagattactgcacctgtacatagcccatctataatttagcccaaactacctcttcccctactgtattttgctcctttgcactccattatttctatttcgcatattcttccactgcaaatctaccattccagtgttttacttgctatattgtatttactttatcACCATGgacttttttgcctttacctcccttctcacctcatttgctcacattgtatatagacttaatttTCTACTGTAATATTGACTGTTTAGTTTAACTCCGTGTAACTGTgttgtgtgtcgaactgctttgctttatcttggccaggtcgcaattgtaaatgaggacttgttctcaacttgcctacctggttaaaggtgaaatAGAAATTTGGCTATTTTCCCCTTCATCCATCTGGTATATCCACTAGAAACCCATGCACTATATGGACACATGAAAAATAATTTCAGTTAAAGTACCGAAGTGTGATtgcctgttaattaccaaaatgaaAGTGTTCAGTAATTTCAGTAGCTTTGCAACCAtatgacagctccaataagcccctTATGGTGAACGAGATGCTTGTAGAATCATTACTACTTTAGTATTCAGTTCATAGTTTACTGTAGGGGAACTGGGCATTaaactgaaaaacaaaatgattaaAGATTAATTTCTCAGTAAGAGCCAAACTTCACATCACTAGAGAAATGCGCCATATGAATTTACCNNNNNNNNNNNNNNNNNNNNNNNNNNNNNNNNNNNNNNNNNNNNNNNNNNNNNNNNNNNNNNNNNNNNNNNNNNNNNNNNNNNNNNNNNNNNNNNNNNNNNNNNNNNNNNNNNNNNNNNNNNNNNNNNNNNNNNNNNNNNNNNNNNNNNNNNNNNNNNNNNNNNNNNNNNNNNNNNNNNNNNNNNNNNNNNNNNNNNNNNNNNNNNNNNNNNNNNNNNNNNNNNNNNNNNNNNNNNNNNNNNNNNNNNNNNNNNNNNNNNNNNNNNNNNNNNNNNNNNNNNNNNNNNNNNNNNNNNNNNNNNNNNNNNNNNNNNNNNNNNNNNNNNNNNNNNNNNNNNNNNNNNNNNNNNNNNNNNNNNNNNNNNNNNNNNNNNNNNNNNNNNNNNNNNNNNNNNNNNNNNNNNNTTTTTATTGTTTTACAAGATGCCTTGCCTCCAACATACAGTAGGGTTGTCAACAGAAACATCTCTATGTTACAGCTGTGTTGCACTGCACCAGTTTAACACTRSCCTCCCTATAAATGCAAAGCCAATAGGATCTATCAAAGGCAGGAGTCCTGGTCTGAGGCTGGAGGCCATAGCCTGGGGATGGAAGTGGTTTAGCTCTGGCCTCCCAGGGTGTGCTTGTCAAACAGGTACTCTGCCATCTTGTTGTTGACAGCATCCATCTTGGTGAGGTTGGTAATGTGGTCTCCCAGCTTCTTAATGGCATCCACCTGCTCGTTCAGGTAATGGGTCTCCAGGAAGTCACACAGCTAaagagggaaaacaggtcagaaaAGATAATGACTACAGACTATTGTAGATACAGTAACACAAGAGCCTGGTGGTAATGGCATAAGTGCAGATAATGAGGTGTTTGCAGCTGTCTAACTCCTGCATGAGCTGCATTGTGTGTATAGTGTGCATCCGtggactagtgtgtgtgtgtgtatgtatgtatagagGCAGGTCACACAAGCCAGTGTAATTAGTTAGCAGAGTTACAACAACCTGATCATCTCCTGGGACAGTACCTGTATTCTATGTGATTTGCGGTTCCACCATAACTTACATGGGAGTCAACCTTGTCCGAAGCAATCTTGTGCAGGTCCAGCAGGGCCTGGTTCACATTCTTCTCAAGCTGCAGAGCACACTGCATGGCCTCCAGCCCATTGCCCCACTCATCACGTTCTGGCTTCTACACAGGACAGAGTGAACACAGAAGTGTTAGGGACTACTAGCAGATGTTTCTAGACATACTGAATTTACTGTTTACTTTTAATTATATCTCAAGATGGAGTCATTTTAAGTCAATATGAACAACCACATAAGCTAGAGTTTATGAAGCACATCACGGGTCCAGTGTGGCTCAGTCGATAGATCATGGCGTTTGCAACGCCGAAGGTTTACAGAACCCCAGCTCAGAAAACACAACTCGTCCATCCTtctcacggatgggctattgcagcagacaaccacactcctatcagctaaaaacaagtgGCTCCAGRGGGCAATTGAGTGGAAATCATTGCCTGGAACAGCGAGTTCAGTTCACtgcgcagtccccagacctcaaaccAATAGAYaatctttgggatgagatggaacgggctgttcacAGCATGACTATATCGCCGtacaatctgcagcaactgcctGATGCCATcgtgtcagcatggaccaacatccctgtggaacatttcagacaccttgtagaatgccccaaaaaattcaggctgttctggaggcaaacaGGGGTCTGAGTAGATGTGTTTAACCACCTATTTCGCACTCACTAGACttcaccccaacacacactacataagCCCACAGACAAGCATATCGACACCAGTCacatatcctgattgcctagtcacttttaccccttacctacatgtacgtacTATATTCTcaactaccttgtacccctgcacatgtcTCAGTACTTCTTGTATTTGGCCTTGTTATTCTTTGTGTTACCATatccttttttatttagcaagTATGTCttacactgcattgttgggaatggtcTCGTAAGTACGCATGTCACTGTAAAGTCGACACCTGTTCTATTAAGTGGacatgaccaataaaatttgtttTGAAACTGGCCAGTGATATATTATATTAACATTGGGAGAGTTTGGATAGAGTGGATGGAGTTATACCCCTCGTGCTCTTTCAGTGGTTGTGAAGGAATGGAGGCAGTGTGTTCAGGCCTAAGCAGTCAGGACATTATCTCCTCTGGCCACCTTGCTCTAATACCAGGGCAGCCACATAGGGCGTGCCTTAGAATGAACTCAGTATTAACATGAATGACTACTCATCCAAAAACCATTGAAGTTAAGAGTATTAGAAGAAAAGGCTCTAGATTGAATATAAAAGGGTTCTTTAGACTTCCTGCCATAGATTCTGGATCAACcacttggttccaggtagaaccttccCAACTGAGACCAGAACCATTTCAACCAGAGAACCCTCTATCAAGAAGTTTACGTTTGTATACAGCGCAACAAAAACAAGGCAAATGTGTTTCTCGACGCTCAGGCGCTCACCTTGATGTCCTGAAGGACAATGCGTCCACCTCTCTTGTTCTGGAAGGAGAGTAGCTTGTCGGCGTGCTCCCGCTCCTCGTCGCTGTTCTCCTTGAAGAAATGCGCGAAGCCAGACAGAGCCACATCGTCACGGGAGAAATAGAAAGCCTGGGTGGACAGACAAAATTGTTTAGAAACACATGTCAAACAGGACTCATTCTATTAGAGGGATCTAAGCATGATTGACACAGCAATATGATGCGGAAAATCATTAGTCTACTTGGTAACCTGCCAATTAACCTGTCAAGGCGATACGCTCTGTCCAAGGATATATTTATCAGCTTTATTTGAATGATAGGTCTACCTCAAGGCTGTTAATTGCCTAGGCGTACAGAAAAATATTTAGGCCCAGGCATAATAACACAGGTAAAGCAACAAAATGGTCCTCTTGGTAGCCAATTACAGTCCCCTTACCATTGATGTGTAGGTATAAGAGGCAAACATCTCCATGTTGATCATCCGGTTGATTGCAACTTCGCAATCGTTGTGATAGTTCTGGCGGACCTGAGACTCCATTTTCATTTTATATCAAAATTAACGGTGCAAAAATAGAGATTCTTATATTATTTTACTAAGACAGTTCAAGTAAGTGTTACGTTAACAATCCGGAATGTTATATAGCGCGAGAGGCGGGTAGAAGAGTTCCGTTCAATCACTGTTGAAGCAAGAAGTTCTTCATGAGTCTTCCCAGAGTTGTGAACTGGAAGGAGCCTTGTTCGCTCTATTTATTGTTCCAAGCGGACCGCGTCAGTGAAATCGACCCTCTTCTTCGATGAGATTTGACGGCatgttggcatccaataaatgttgcattactgccacctactagactggagctATAACTCCCTTATAGTCTACTTATGTTATTTTTTtgatcaacaacacacacaacaattaaAACAAAATACCCTAACCGATCTAAACTCCACTCACAAAACTAAAAACTCCACTATACTCCACTATATTAACATCTATTTAGTACCTACTTCAGCCCAACAGCATGAAAGAATGGGACACCGACACACTTACACACCTAACTCAAATaattcaaatcaatgtttattagtcacatgccgcGTAAAATAAACAGGTAAgaacctttacagtgaaatgccttactACGAGTCCCTTAACACGACTTTGTGCAGTTATAAAAAAGACATAATAAGAATAAGATATAAGAGATCAAAACTCTTCCTGTTATGTCAAGTCTTCCACACACCAAATaccatctctgcagctgccaccacaacctctatttccTGCCACtttacgttccatccctgcagtacagttgataaccattactATAAATTGCAagaatccaatcttactgaaacatatatcacttgttgggtTATCCCTCTGCTGCGGTACAGATCTACTCCTCACACCCTTCCTCTTTTGGATctctcccccttgacccatcttcctctacttcttaACTGCCTCAGCATAATGACAaattctgcactactctaaccctgaaACCTCAACCTGCTTCTCTCGCGGGAACATTTCTGATCCCAGCTCCATGGGCCACCCTctaaaataaaatcaaatcaattgatttatatagcccttcttacatcaggatattttaaagtgctgtacagaaacccagcctaaaaccccaaacagcaagcaatgcaggtgtagaagcacggtggctaggaaaaactccatagaaaggccaaaacctaggaggaacctagagaggaaccaggctatgagggtggccagtccgcttctggctgtgccgggtgataTTATAACagaaatggccaagatgttcaaatgttcataaatgaccagcatggtcaaataataataatcacagtagttgtcgagggtgcaacaatcagcacctcaggagtaaatgtcagttggctttcatagccgatcattaagagtatctctaccgcttctgctgtctctagagagttggaaaacagcaggtctgagacaggtagcacgtcggtgaacaggtcaggtgttccatagccgc
This window harbors:
- the LOC111981793 gene encoding ferritin, middle subunit-like, which translates into the protein MKMESQVRQNYHNDCEVAINRMINMEMFASYTYTSMAFYFSRDDVALSGFAHFFKENSDEEREHADKLLSFQNKRGGRIVLQDIKKPERDEWGNGLEAMQCALQLEKNVNQALLDLHKIASDKVDSHLCDFLETHYLNEQVDAIKKLGDHITNLTKMDAVNNKMAEYLFDKHTLGGQS